From Rutidosis leptorrhynchoides isolate AG116_Rl617_1_P2 chromosome 3, CSIRO_AGI_Rlap_v1, whole genome shotgun sequence, a single genomic window includes:
- the LOC139898664 gene encoding UDP-glycosyltransferase 92A1-like, whose amino-acid sequence MIMETSLKNHIIMIPMMAQGHLIPFLELAHQILNHNSNFTITIATTPLNINYLRAAVANRPSPPSQIHLKSLSFNSSDHGLPPNSENTDGLSFTQVAKLFVSSTALESPLRRFVTDVIANEGNSLVCLISDVFMGWVNKVAKSFGICNFSFNTGGAYGTAAYSSIWLNLPHRNLVTGETGDEFLVPGFPESCRFTVDHLPQYLRSMDGNEELTRFFQTQLILSMQSNGWLSNTVEEIETFGLEVLRNYIKLPVWCVGPLVPSKMLKKNADSGLIGQRSGKQPGIQPEKCIEWLDSHPAGSVLYISFGSQNTISETQMMALAKGLEESGKPFIWVIRPPVGFDLKGEFKPKWLPDGFKGRIEKRGLVVHNWAPQLEILCHRSTGAFLSHCGWNSVMESLSQGVPFIGWPLAAEQGYNAKMLVEEMGVCVVLTRGSHSRLEKDEVKKVIELVLDKNVDGIGENMRRKASELGELIRSSVEINNGSSYKAMDDFLSTVLSELK is encoded by the coding sequence ATGATTATGGAAACATCACTGAAGAATCACATAATCATGATACCAATGATGGCACAAGGTCATCTGATACCATTCTTAGAATTAGCCCATCAAATACTTAACCACAACTCCAATTTCACCATCACCATTGCAACCACCCCTCTCAACATCAACTACCTCCGTGCTGCCGTCGCAAACCGCCCTTCTCCGCCCTCCCAAATCCACCTGAAATCCCTCTCATTCAACAGTTCTGATCATGGGTTACCGCCCAACTCCGAAAACACGGACGGCCTTTCCTTCACGCAAGTCGCTAAACTCTTCGTCTCCTCTACTGCCCTCGAGTCGCCTTTACGTCGGTTTGTTACCGACGTTATAGCAAACGAGGGGAACTCGCTAGTGTGTTTAATATCAGATGTGTTTATGGGTTGGGTCAATAAGGTTGCGAAATCTTTTGGGATTTGTAACTTTTCTTTTAACACCGGCGGTGCGTATGGCACCGCCGCGTATAGTTCCATTTGGTTAAATTTACCTCATCGGAATCTTGTTACCGGAGAGACCGGTGACGAGTTTCTGGTGCCAGGATTTCCAGAATCTTGTCGGTTTACAGTCGACCATCTTCCTCAGTATTTAAGAAGTATGGATGGTAATGAAGAGTTAACAAGATTTTTCCAAACGCAGCTTATCTTATCTATGCAATCTAACGGTTGGTTGTCCAATACAGTTGAAGAGATAGAGACATTTGGTTTGGAAGTTTTGAGAAATTACATAAAACTCCCTGTTTGGTGTGTAGGCCCACTTGTCCCATCAAAAATGTTGAAAAAGAATGCAGATTCTGGATTGATTGGGCAAAGGTCGGGAAAACAGCCCGGTATCCAGCCCGAAAAATGTATAGAGTGGTTAGACTCGCACCCTGCAGGGTCAGTGCTTTATATATCATTTGGGTCTCAGAACACAATAAGTGAGACCCAAATGATGGCACTGGCAAAAGGGTTAGAAGAGAGCGGTAAACCTTTTATTTGGGTGATCAGGCCGCCAGTCGGGTTTGACCTAAAAGGTGAGTTTAAACCCAAATGGTTGCCTGATGGTTTTAAAGGAAGAATTGAAAAACGAGGTTTAGTGGTGCATAATTGGGCGCCTCAATTGGAGATACTATGTCATCGGTCAACAGGGGCGTTTTTGAGTCATTGCGGGTGGAATTCGGTAATGGAGAGTTTGAGTCAGGGGGTTCCGTTTATTGGGTGGCCGTTGGCGGCCGAGCAAGGTTATAATGCGAAGATGTTGGTGGAAGAAATGGGCGTTTGTGTCGTGTTAACGAGAGGTAGCCATAGTAGGCTCGAGAAAGATGAGGTGAAGAAGGTGATTGAACTAGTGTTGGATAAAAATGTAGATGGAATTGGTGAAAATATGAGAAGAAAAGCAAGTGAATTAGGGGAGTTAATTAGATCAAGTGTTGAGATTAATAACGGTTCTTCTTACAAAGCTATGGATGATTTTTTGTCAACTGTTTTATCTGAATTAAAATGA
- the LOC139898663 gene encoding UDP-glycosyltransferase 92A1-like, with the protein MTTMETSLKRHIIMLPMMAQGHLIPFLEFAHQILNHNPNFTITIATTPLNINYLRSAVANRPSPPSQIHLKSLSFNSSDHGLPPNSENTDGLSLTQVIKLFAASAALESPLRQFITDIIADEGRQLVCLISDVFTSWANEVAKSFGICNYSFSTGGAYGTAAYSSIWLNLPHKNLVTGETRDEFLVPGFPKSCRFSIDQLHQYLRAADGNDEWSKFFQTQLTLSMQSNGWLCNTVEEIETLGLEILRNYIKLPVWCVGPLVPSKILKKDVDVGLIGQRTGKQPGIQPEKCIEWLDSHPDRSVLYISFGSQNTIAETQMMALAKGLEESGKPFIWVIRPPVGFDLKGEFKPEWLPAGFKERIGKRGLVVHNWAPQLEILCHRSIGAFLSHCGWNSVMESLSQGVPFIGWPLAAEQGYNSKMLVEEMGVCVVLTRGSHSRLEKDEVKKVIDQVLDKNVDGIGENMRRKASELGELIRSSVEFNNGSSYKAMDDFLSTVLCGLK; encoded by the coding sequence ATGACGACCATGGAGACATCACTCAAGCGTCACATAATCATGCTACCAATGATGGCACAAGGTCACCTCATACCATTCCTAGAATTTGCCCATCAAATCCTTAACCACAACCCCAACTTCACCATCACCATTGCAACCACCCCTCTCAACATCAACTACCTCCGTTCCGCCGTCGCTAACCGCCCCTCTCCGCCGTCCCAAATCCACCTGAAGTCCCTCTCATTCAACAGTTCTGATCACGGGCTGCCGCCCAACTCCGAAAACACCGACGGCCTATCCTTAACCCAAGTCATTAAACTCTTCGCCGCCTCGGCCGCCCTCGAATCGCCATTACGTCAGTTCATTACCGACATTATAGCAGACGAGGGCCGGCAGCTGGTGTGTTTGATATCAGATGTGTTTACGAGTTGGGCTAATGAGGTTGCGAAATCTTTCGGGATTTGTAACTATTCTTTTAGTACTGGCGGTGCTTATGGCACCGCCGCCTACAGTTCTATATGGTTGAATTTACCTCACAAGAATCTTGTCACGGGTGAGACCCGTGACGAGTTTCTGGTGCCAGGATTCCCAAAATCGTgtcggttttcaatcgatcaacttCATCAATATCTAAGAGCTGCAGATGGTAATGATGAATGGTCAAAATTTTTCCAAACACAACTAACCTTATCTATGCAATCTAACGGTTGGTTGTGCAATACAGTTGAGGAGATAGAAACATTAGGGTTAGAGATTTTGAGAAATTACATAAAACTCCCTGTTTGGTGTGTAGGCCCACTTGTCCCATCAAAAATTTTAAAAAAGGATGTAGACGTTGGGTTGATTGGACAAAGGACTGGAAAACAGCCCGGTATCCAGCCCGAAAAATGTATAGAGTGGTTAGACTCGCACCCTGACAGGTCGGTGCTTTATATATCATTTGGGTCTCAGAACACGATAGCTGAGACTCAAATGATGGCACTGGCGAAAGGGTTAGAAGAGAGTGGTAAACCTTTTATTTGGGTGATCAGGCCACCAGTCGGGTTTGACCTAAAAGGTGAGTTCAAACCCGAATGGTTGCCTGCTGGTTTTAAAGAAAGAATTGGAAAACGAGGATTGGTGGTGCATAATTGGGCGCCTCAATTGGAGATACTATGTCATCGGTCAATAGGGGCGTTTTTGAGTCATTGTGGGTGGAATTCGGTAATGGAGAGTTTGAGTCAAGGGGTCCCGTTTATTGGGTGGCCATTGGCGGCCGAGCAAGGTTATAATTCAAAGATGTTGGTGGAAGAGATGGGGGTTTGTGTCGTGTTAACGAGAGGGAGCCATAGTAGGCTCGAGAAAGatgaagtgaagaaggtgattgaTCAAGTGTTAGATAAAAATGTAGATGGAATTGGTGAAAATATGAGAAGAAAAGCAAGTGAATTAGGGGAGTTAATTAGATCAAGTGTTGAGTTTAATAACGGTTCTTCTTACAAAGCTATGGATGATTTTTTGTCAACTGTTTTATGTGGATTAAAATGA